One window of the Pseudomonadota bacterium genome contains the following:
- a CDS encoding KH domain-containing protein, translated as MLKELIEFIAKALVDNPDQVRVSEIEGEKTSVIELSVAKDDLGKVIGKQGRTARAMRTILSAASTKVRKRAVLEIIE; from the coding sequence GTGTTGAAAGAATTGATCGAATTTATCGCAAAAGCTTTGGTAGACAATCCTGATCAGGTAAGGGTTTCGGAGATTGAAGGCGAAAAAACATCCGTTATCGAGCTTAGTGTTGCCAAGGACGATCTCGGTAAGGTGATAGGCAAGCAGGGAAGGACCGCACGGGCCATGAGAACCATATTAAGCGCAGCTTCCACTAAGGTAAGAAAACGGGCGGTACTCGAAAT